A section of the Roseivirga sp. BDSF3-8 genome encodes:
- a CDS encoding leucine-rich repeat domain-containing protein — translation MKLEQLFILILFIGFMGCSVQKYNSEDYSQYKVYTNLKKALKNKADVKVLVLASDGLKDFPMEITELINLKVLNLSNNEITHIPKEISDLKQLERLELMKNKLNGLPIEITDLKNLKRINIAHNGINNEDVQLIKEALPDCFIITEIVL, via the coding sequence ATGAAATTGGAACAACTGTTTATATTAATATTATTTATTGGATTTATGGGCTGTAGTGTACAAAAATACAATTCAGAAGATTACTCTCAGTATAAAGTTTACACGAATCTCAAAAAAGCTCTTAAAAACAAAGCTGATGTAAAGGTATTAGTTTTAGCCAGTGATGGGCTAAAGGATTTTCCAATGGAAATTACTGAATTAATAAACCTGAAAGTACTTAATTTAAGTAATAACGAAATTACGCATATTCCCAAGGAAATCAGTGATTTAAAACAGCTTGAGAGATTGGAACTCATGAAAAATAAGCTCAATGGATTACCAATAGAGATAACTGATTTAAAAAACCTTAAAAGGATAAATATAGCTCATAATGGTATTAATAATGAAGATGTTCAGCTTATTAAGGAAGCTTTACCAGACTGTTTTATTATTACGGAAATAGTTTTGTGA
- a CDS encoding immunity 53 family protein — MKNILFIQNWFASQCDGDWEHDYGVKIETIDNPGWSVEIDLKDTVNETLSIEYQLMEKSKNDWYGYQVKDGVFSGGGDPSKLTVLLDIFINLIVEQ; from the coding sequence ATGAAAAACATTCTGTTTATCCAAAATTGGTTTGCATCTCAATGTGATGGAGATTGGGAGCACGACTATGGCGTTAAGATTGAGACCATAGATAACCCAGGATGGTCTGTGGAAATAGATTTGAAAGATACGGTTAACGAAACACTTAGTATTGAGTACCAGCTTATGGAAAAAAGTAAGAATGATTGGTATGGATACCAAGTTAAAGATGGGGTCTTTAGTGGAGGTGGAGATCCTTCAAAATTAACCGTTCTATTGGATATTTTTATTAACCTCATTGTTGAACAGTAA